A window of Candidatus Paceibacterota bacterium genomic DNA:
TTGACTTCCCCACATTTGGCAACCCCACAATTCCAACAGAAAGTTTGGACATAAAGCTTAAGAATAACTCAAAAAAGAGATAACTTCTCGGCTAGACCAATGTAGGTCCTGGGGGAAATTTTTCTCAACTCCTTTTTTATTTTCTCACTAACTTTTAGTTTATCGATAAATTTCTGGAAATCTTTTCGTGTCACTTTTTTCCCTCTCGTCAGATTTTTTAAAGCTTCGTAGGGCATGGCCACATTTTCCCTTCTTAAAATAGTCTGTATGCCCTCTGCAATAACCTCATAATGATGATCTAAATCCTCAAGAATTTTTGTTCGATTGGGACTTATCTTACTTAATCCTTTTTGAATAGCTTGATAGGCGATAAGACTATGAGCAAGGGCGATGCCGAAGTTTCTTTCGACAGTAGAGTCAGATAGATCCCTTTGCAGACGTGAAATTGGGAGCTTTGAACTAAAGTAAGTAAAAAGCGCATTTGCCATGCCAAGGTTTCCTTCACTGTTTTCAAAATCAATTGGATTAATTTTGTGCGGCATAGTTGATGACCCTATTTCAACTTCTTTTGGTTTCTGACTAAGCCAACCATCACTTATGTATCGCCACACATCTTGGTCAAAATCGATGAGAATTGTATTTATTCTACGCATAATATCGAATAGTTCAGCATATGTATCGTGTGGTTCTATCTGAGTAGTCACCAAATTGGCCTCGAGCCTTATTTTTCTTTCTGTATTTAGAGTCATGATAAAATTCTGAGTAAATTTCGGCCAATCTATCTTTGGATAGGCGGTAAAGTGAGCATTATAGTTTCCTGCCGCTCCATTCAACTTGACCAAAATCCTGTATTTTTTCAGTTGATTTATCTGTCTTTTAAGTCGAGAAGAAAAAACTTTAAATTCCTTACCTAATGTTGTTGGTGAAGCGCTTTGTCCATGTGTTCGTGCAAGCATAGGGATATTCTTAGTCGATTGCGCAAAATGATCTATTGAAACGAGAACAAAATTGAGATACGGAATTATTTCACTTCTTAAAGACTCTGAGAGCATCAAGGCATATGATAAGTTGTTTACATCTTCTGAAGTCAGAGCGAAATGAATCCACTCTAAAACATCCACCAAGGAAGTATTCTTTAAGCGTTCCTTAATAAAATACTCGATGGCCTTTACATCATGATTGGTTGTTGCTTCAAAACTTTTTACTTCTTCAGCATCTTTTATTTCAATACTATAGAGGCCACGAATAACTGATTTTTCTGCTTTACTAAACTTTCGAAGTCTTGTCTTCTTTTCTTCTGACAGTGCGATTAAATATTCTCCCTCCACAATAATTCGGTATTTGATAAGAGCTACTTCACTAAAATATCTGGACAGGGGCAAGGTGGTTTTATGATACCTTCCGTCAATCGGCGAAATAGCTTTAAGTGGTGACATT
This region includes:
- the purB gene encoding adenylosuccinate lyase, translated to MSPLKAISPIDGRYHKTTLPLSRYFSEVALIKYRIIVEGEYLIALSEEKKTRLRKFSKAEKSVIRGLYSIEIKDAEEVKSFEATTNHDVKAIEYFIKERLKNTSLVDVLEWIHFALTSEDVNNLSYALMLSESLRSEIIPYLNFVLVSIDHFAQSTKNIPMLARTHGQSASPTTLGKEFKVFSSRLKRQINQLKKYRILVKLNGAAGNYNAHFTAYPKIDWPKFTQNFIMTLNTERKIRLEANLVTTQIEPHDTYAELFDIMRRINTILIDFDQDVWRYISDGWLSQKPKEVEIGSSTMPHKINPIDFENSEGNLGMANALFTYFSSKLPISRLQRDLSDSTVERNFGIALAHSLIAYQAIQKGLSKISPNRTKILEDLDHHYEVIAEGIQTILRRENVAMPYEALKNLTRGKKVTRKDFQKFIDKLKVSEKIKKELRKISPRTYIGLAEKLSLF